Proteins co-encoded in one Bacillus paramycoides genomic window:
- a CDS encoding DM13 domain-containing protein, translating to MKRKYVRLIGGLIIVLGILWSLFRPEKLFIDKYVNESLPQAEIQSTEVRQQSDRVIREGQFQNGVHETTGTAKIHQLADGKRVLRLSDFSTSNGPDVRIVLVSTNRLKNNEDVKNYQYIELGKLKGNKGDQNYEIPQGIDVSEYGSVSVWCKRFNENFGAVYFNN from the coding sequence ATGAAAAGAAAATATGTACGGCTTATAGGTGGTTTGATAATTGTATTGGGGATTTTATGGTCATTGTTCCGACCAGAGAAATTATTTATTGATAAGTATGTAAATGAATCATTGCCACAAGCAGAGATACAATCAACGGAAGTAAGGCAACAAAGTGATCGAGTAATAAGGGAAGGTCAGTTTCAAAACGGTGTCCATGAAACAACTGGAACGGCAAAAATTCACCAATTAGCGGATGGAAAACGTGTTTTACGACTTTCTGATTTTTCAACATCTAATGGGCCAGATGTACGAATTGTATTAGTTTCTACAAATCGTTTGAAAAATAATGAAGACGTGAAAAACTATCAGTATATTGAATTAGGAAAATTAAAGGGGAATAAGGGAGACCAAAACTACGAAATTCCTCAAGGGATAGATGTAAGTGAATATGGTTCGGTTTCTGTTTGGTGTAAAAGATTTAATGAAAACTTTGGTGCGGTTTATTTTAATAATTAA
- a CDS encoding homocitrate synthase/isopropylmalate synthase family protein encodes MGQNITILDATLREGEQQCGVRFSKEDKINLLQMLEDFGITLIEVGHPGVSREEEEICQEVAASAQHADILMHARAKKEEVHAAYRAGADWVGIWASINQISLQTKYTNRSKDYVVSQVKQAIEEANSLGMKTRFTIEDASRTTWEDIAYLGQIAYEAGANRISLADTVGIWEPNECANIVKKAVETFPCEIEVHLHNDLGLAIANALAAIDAGASVIDATLCGIGERAGIVDLLNLSVLLSQKYNQYFQLKMIPELTQSLQLATGCKVDHWRPIIGKNVFTHTAPYHVKAVNHNVLAYEGIQPEMIGRMRKIQQKRVERKGPRLTKNLRVSKPFVKGASELLYHRDGPGERWVQMDYRTDERASFYVIQRIFCNQHMEENLEGHVDYHAHHCDSAFIFWGNNLDGRGLICEVEIEGDVQIIESPASVFIPSGFKHKYKYLAGVGTYTNIVLAPNYNSSLLEEDLSKLYIY; translated from the coding sequence ATGGGCCAGAATATAACAATATTAGATGCCACTTTACGCGAAGGTGAACAACAATGTGGCGTCCGTTTTTCAAAAGAAGATAAAATTAACCTGCTTCAGATGTTGGAGGATTTTGGAATTACCTTAATTGAGGTTGGACATCCTGGGGTTTCTCGTGAAGAAGAGGAGATCTGCCAAGAGGTTGCTGCCTCCGCACAACATGCTGATATTTTAATGCATGCTCGAGCAAAAAAAGAAGAAGTTCATGCTGCTTATCGAGCTGGTGCCGATTGGGTAGGAATTTGGGCGTCTATTAATCAAATTTCTTTGCAAACAAAGTATACTAATCGATCAAAAGATTATGTGGTAAGCCAAGTGAAGCAAGCGATTGAAGAAGCTAACTCTTTAGGAATGAAAACCAGATTTACAATTGAAGATGCTTCCAGAACTACCTGGGAAGATATTGCTTACCTTGGACAAATTGCATATGAAGCTGGAGCGAATCGAATTAGTTTGGCAGACACTGTGGGGATTTGGGAACCTAATGAGTGTGCAAATATAGTCAAGAAAGCAGTAGAAACATTTCCTTGTGAAATTGAAGTCCATCTTCATAATGATTTAGGACTAGCAATAGCCAACGCTCTTGCTGCTATTGATGCTGGGGCTTCTGTCATTGATGCCACTTTATGCGGGATAGGTGAACGGGCTGGGATTGTTGATTTACTAAATTTATCTGTTCTGTTATCACAAAAATATAATCAATACTTTCAATTGAAAATGATTCCAGAATTAACACAATCTCTTCAATTAGCTACAGGTTGTAAAGTTGATCATTGGAGACCAATCATTGGAAAAAATGTTTTTACACATACAGCACCTTATCACGTAAAAGCCGTGAATCATAATGTTTTAGCATATGAAGGAATTCAACCTGAAATGATAGGGAGAATGAGGAAAATCCAACAAAAACGGGTAGAAAGAAAAGGCCCTCGCCTTACAAAGAATTTACGTGTTAGTAAACCATTTGTAAAAGGGGCATCTGAGCTTTTGTATCATAGAGATGGACCAGGAGAACGATGGGTACAAATGGATTATAGAACAGATGAACGTGCTTCATTTTATGTAATACAACGTATATTCTGTAATCAGCATATGGAGGAAAACTTGGAAGGTCATGTGGATTATCATGCACATCATTGTGACAGCGCTTTTATTTTTTGGGGTAATAATTTAGATGGGAGAGGGCTTATATGTGAAGTGGAAATCGAGGGAGACGTGCAAATCATTGAGAGCCCTGCATCTGTTTTTATTCCATCTGGTTTCAAACATAAATACAAGTACCTTGCAGGTGTAGGAACATACACAAACATTGTACTAGCCCCTAACTATAATTCAAGCTTATTAGAAGAAGATTTGTCGAAATTATATATATATTAA
- a CDS encoding DUF441 family protein codes for MVSFILLGIIFILALVVKDYALASAASLLGVLLAIGQKVILHYIQQYAFPIGIFFLMLFLLAPITSGKITIENIIKCITSPIGWGAILAGFMVSFIGGKGVGVLPMNPTILLGILIGTLIAVLFTKGLPAGLIIAAGIIAIISMK; via the coding sequence ATGGTTTCTTTTATACTGCTAGGAATTATTTTTATACTCGCTTTGGTTGTTAAAGATTATGCATTAGCTAGTGCAGCAAGTTTACTAGGTGTGTTGCTGGCTATTGGGCAAAAAGTAATATTGCATTATATTCAACAATATGCTTTTCCGATTGGAATTTTCTTTCTCATGTTATTTCTTTTAGCACCCATCACATCTGGGAAGATTACCATTGAAAATATAATAAAATGTATTACCTCTCCTATTGGTTGGGGGGCAATTTTAGCAGGTTTTATGGTGTCGTTTATAGGAGGAAAAGGGGTAGGGGTTCTACCTATGAATCCTACTATATTATTAGGCATTTTAATTGGTACTCTGATCGCCGTATTGTTTACAAAGGGGTTACCAGCTGGATTAATTATTGCAGCTGGAATTATAGCCATCATTTCTATGAAATGA
- a CDS encoding sensor histidine kinase: MRLRIQLLLMNLLSTSIMVIAIWYSETKMLLEPEQTRLLTVIAFVAFIISTFIYWLMTRPIMRSIQNLIKLTKQFSDRHFETMYIIGQEPREFKELATAFQKMAKKLEEGFTKLEEQENSRKELITNISHDLRTPMASMQMMIEALQDNLIEDAEMKKQYLATILKEIERLSGLINDLFDLSKLEFEQVDFHPSFTHLDKVLLDVLESHSVLLEDKEIHVQLVVPDTLPRLLIMPCKIERVIGNLLHNAIRYSPNSGTIELTVEENKKTQQVQFTLRDEGMGISPNDQLRVFERFFRTDRSRSSQSGGSGLGLAIAKSLIEMHKGDIGVRNRADGKQGSEFWFNLPITSEKNKAAERLL; encoded by the coding sequence GTGAGATTACGTATTCAATTGTTACTCATGAATTTATTAAGTACCAGTATTATGGTAATTGCTATATGGTATAGTGAGACGAAAATGTTACTTGAACCGGAACAAACGCGGTTATTAACAGTAATTGCATTTGTGGCATTCATTATTTCAACGTTTATTTATTGGTTAATGACACGCCCTATCATGAGATCTATACAAAATTTAATAAAATTGACGAAACAATTTAGTGATAGACACTTTGAAACAATGTATATAATTGGCCAAGAACCACGTGAGTTTAAAGAATTAGCAACAGCCTTTCAAAAGATGGCAAAAAAACTAGAAGAAGGGTTTACTAAGTTAGAGGAACAGGAAAACTCTCGTAAGGAGCTAATTACCAATATCTCACACGACTTACGAACACCTATGGCTAGCATGCAAATGATGATAGAAGCATTACAGGATAACCTGATTGAAGATGCTGAAATGAAAAAGCAATACTTAGCGACGATTTTAAAAGAAATAGAAAGATTAAGTGGATTAATTAACGACTTATTTGATCTTTCAAAGTTAGAATTTGAGCAAGTAGATTTTCACCCAAGTTTCACACATTTAGATAAAGTGCTATTAGATGTATTAGAATCACATTCTGTCTTGTTAGAAGACAAAGAAATTCATGTGCAATTGGTTGTTCCAGATACATTACCTCGACTTTTAATTATGCCATGTAAAATAGAAAGGGTCATAGGCAATTTATTACATAATGCAATTCGCTATTCTCCTAACTCTGGAACAATTGAATTGACTGTAGAAGAAAATAAAAAAACTCAACAGGTCCAATTCACTTTGCGGGATGAAGGGATGGGGATTTCTCCCAATGATCAGTTACGCGTATTTGAACGTTTTTTTAGAACAGATCGATCAAGAAGTTCGCAATCTGGAGGTTCCGGTCTTGGATTAGCTATAGCAAAATCATTGATAGAAATGCACAAAGGGGATATTGGTGTAAGGAATCGCGCAGATGGTAAGCAGGGAAGTGAATTTTGGTTCAATCTTCCCATCACATCCGAAAAAAATAAGGCGGCTGAAAGACTTTTGTAA
- a CDS encoding response regulator transcription factor, which translates to MKKRILIVEDEENIREVCKRYLEREEYEVYTAVNGKEGWDLFLTYQPDLIILDLMMPKKDGWELCEEIRQQSNVPIIMLTAKGEERDRILGLTMGADDYLTKPFSPRELVLRVQIILRRGSQVPIQIKESLSEVIEFPDLKIYPKTRCVLVCNKEVELTVKEFEVLYLMAKHPKQVFSRSQLLELIWDFGHEGASNTVTVLVSRLREKLEKHTIKNRWIHTVWGIGYRFEPNGGNET; encoded by the coding sequence ATGAAGAAAAGAATTTTAATCGTAGAAGATGAAGAAAATATTCGAGAAGTATGCAAACGGTATTTAGAAAGAGAAGAATATGAAGTATATACTGCTGTAAATGGTAAAGAAGGTTGGGATTTATTTCTTACATATCAACCAGATTTAATTATATTAGATTTGATGATGCCAAAAAAAGATGGATGGGAATTATGCGAGGAAATTCGTCAACAATCAAACGTCCCTATTATTATGTTAACTGCTAAGGGAGAAGAAAGGGATCGAATTTTAGGCTTAACAATGGGGGCGGATGATTATTTAACAAAGCCATTTTCCCCTCGTGAATTAGTATTAAGGGTCCAAATTATACTAAGAAGAGGAAGCCAAGTACCAATACAAATAAAAGAATCTCTATCGGAAGTGATAGAATTTCCAGATTTGAAAATATATCCAAAGACAAGATGTGTACTTGTTTGTAATAAGGAAGTGGAGTTAACGGTAAAAGAGTTTGAGGTACTTTATCTCATGGCAAAGCATCCAAAACAAGTATTTTCTCGCTCACAGCTTCTTGAACTAATTTGGGATTTTGGACATGAAGGAGCATCAAACACGGTTACCGTGCTAGTGAGCCGTTTACGTGAAAAACTTGAGAAGCATACGATAAAGAATCGCTGGATTCATACGGTTTGGGGTATAGGATATCGCTTTGAGCCGAATGGAGGAAATGAAACGTGA
- a CDS encoding binary toxin-like calcium binding domain-containing protein, whose protein sequence is MKKLKPTLSVLGSVSMALTLASPALADVKQPNPGGTVEIFKENANAKKEDKNFTLGSDGEIGSLITQNIEMANNDWDKDGISNDLEINGYKIEFNSQTGKNEAKAWDPEKDKGKPKFISNPMNANTDGDPFTDMYEVENYNNDSDTNFNPIVANMPNLQIGVKRIEVIPIANITDTNGGSVSRGWEKSVSTQHSFNVGLSGSGGVEGSAAGPVPSGSVSVNVGYGYSKTTTETESYTNNFDWSTATTVDTANAAKLRVHLEYKNVGTASAENVSPHFNIRLGNKIINTVKATQDRYKANYLSTEKGGRNKTEVVIDSLEGQADANIVLSLDELKAVEQGELLSIEVLPTSTMDLSIEKGEEIMHLGDSGRYESRVNAATEQLETDIGNIPKFRVYTPKDKSLADKPVLSYNEVFQHVNIDTNKINHIVNKAKSTNNVSVVSANNGTVALNDLKAGQGDRGYLHKDSVHGAFAKLQQPTLVEGSYDPVTQKIRASILPGLFGVSKEIPTTYSKKWNAPSQTVTLVKRENGFTYESRENIHPIKSEIAAHRKVKFEINDAHNLTPTQKIDTEIKANKEFEDYVVDNSGEFVTEGIPYTIASYGNTAYWGSHHAGNKWEYLWAEQSSDEKVNVIIERVGQPKPGKPIKKGEEVLIKFQNPIYSDYAYLKLQDSYIHLDQKQNASTFKFNHAYPKNFTGHHKQWNILSNGNKLKVGYLIDYMKYGNGENGTDTIAWNLSRAQ, encoded by the coding sequence GTGAAAAAATTGAAGCCAACACTTAGTGTATTAGGTAGTGTATCAATGGCACTGACTTTAGCATCCCCTGCTTTAGCGGATGTAAAACAACCGAATCCAGGAGGTACAGTTGAAATATTCAAAGAGAATGCAAATGCAAAAAAAGAAGATAAGAATTTCACGCTCGGATCTGATGGGGAGATAGGTTCGCTCATTACACAAAACATTGAAATGGCAAACAATGATTGGGACAAAGATGGTATTTCTAACGACTTAGAGATTAATGGTTATAAAATTGAATTCAATTCACAAACTGGAAAAAATGAAGCGAAAGCATGGGATCCTGAGAAGGATAAAGGGAAACCAAAATTTATATCGAATCCTATGAATGCAAATACGGATGGTGATCCTTTTACTGATATGTATGAGGTTGAGAATTATAACAACGATTCTGATACTAATTTCAATCCAATAGTTGCGAATATGCCAAATTTACAAATAGGTGTCAAACGAATTGAAGTAATTCCTATTGCAAACATTACGGATACTAATGGTGGATCAGTTAGCAGAGGATGGGAAAAAAGCGTATCTACACAACATTCATTTAATGTAGGATTAAGTGGTTCAGGTGGTGTAGAAGGGTCAGCAGCTGGTCCTGTTCCTTCCGGAAGTGTTTCAGTAAACGTGGGATACGGATATTCAAAAACAACTACTGAAACGGAGAGTTATACAAATAATTTTGACTGGTCTACCGCAACAACTGTAGATACGGCGAATGCTGCAAAATTACGGGTACATCTGGAATATAAGAATGTAGGCACAGCATCTGCTGAAAATGTTTCGCCTCATTTTAATATTCGTTTAGGAAACAAAATTATTAATACTGTAAAGGCAACACAAGATCGTTATAAGGCAAACTATTTAAGTACAGAAAAAGGCGGAAGGAATAAAACAGAAGTAGTAATTGACAGTTTAGAGGGACAGGCAGATGCAAATATTGTCTTATCACTGGATGAATTGAAAGCTGTTGAACAAGGGGAACTTCTTTCGATTGAGGTTCTACCTACAAGTACAATGGATTTATCCATTGAAAAAGGTGAAGAAATTATGCATTTAGGGGATTCAGGGAGATATGAATCTAGAGTAAATGCAGCTACTGAACAATTAGAAACAGATATAGGAAATATACCAAAGTTTAGGGTGTATACTCCTAAAGACAAATCCCTTGCTGATAAGCCAGTTTTATCCTATAACGAAGTTTTTCAACATGTAAATATAGATACGAATAAGATAAATCATATTGTAAACAAAGCTAAAAGTACGAATAACGTATCAGTGGTTTCAGCTAATAATGGCACTGTTGCATTGAATGATTTAAAAGCGGGGCAGGGAGATCGCGGTTATTTACATAAAGACTCTGTACACGGTGCTTTTGCAAAACTACAGCAGCCAACATTAGTGGAAGGTAGTTATGATCCTGTTACGCAAAAGATTAGGGCATCAATCTTACCTGGTTTATTTGGAGTGAGTAAAGAGATCCCTACTACTTATAGTAAGAAATGGAATGCGCCTTCACAAACAGTAACACTAGTTAAACGTGAGAATGGATTTACATATGAATCTAGAGAAAATATACACCCTATTAAATCTGAAATTGCTGCGCACAGAAAAGTTAAATTTGAAATCAATGATGCACACAATCTAACACCTACACAAAAGATTGATACCGAAATTAAAGCTAATAAAGAATTTGAAGATTATGTAGTAGATAATTCAGGTGAATTTGTTACTGAAGGAATTCCTTATACTATAGCTTCATATGGAAATACAGCTTATTGGGGAAGTCATCACGCCGGGAATAAATGGGAGTATCTATGGGCTGAGCAATCTAGTGATGAAAAAGTGAATGTAATTATTGAAAGAGTAGGTCAACCTAAACCCGGAAAACCAATTAAAAAGGGTGAAGAGGTATTAATTAAATTTCAGAATCCTATTTATTCAGATTATGCTTATTTGAAACTTCAAGATAGTTATATCCATTTAGATCAAAAACAAAACGCAAGTACTTTTAAATTTAATCATGCATACCCAAAGAACTTTACTGGACACCATAAGCAATGGAACATACTATCTAATGGTAACAAGTTAAAGGTAGGATATTTAATTGATTATATGAAATATGGTAATGGAGAAAACGGGACGGATACTATAGCATGGAATCTATCAAGAGCTCAGTAA
- a CDS encoding alpha/beta hydrolase: MKKNWKYISLIGVFFILLLPGCSNYQEVSKKSKVSKIAKEEYSISQEDETLFLLHKSINTKKRYTSDEIILFLEPFSVPTAEAFDVSKYSWMDAYAKKGYDTWAMDFRGFGQSSRPKEMSEPPNQNKPIIHLDDATKDLETVVNWIKSKRNVKKIHLVGWSYGGVVAGNYAISHSNDVNTLVLYGYMHRFTLPMMTEPFDNPLQRGEFNPHAPSYQAVDFDKGMHHWHMMMGEKKIVSNKAMDSVKEVFLHSDPISEKNNGVIRRPMGPLEDLYSIWNNRPLYDASQITSPVLVIYGEDDLFADRNMLSKLTGAKHKKEVVIPDATHWAVYEKNHPILFEQVLNFIEMKEGKE, from the coding sequence ATGAAGAAAAATTGGAAATATATAAGTTTAATAGGAGTATTTTTTATTCTTTTACTGCCTGGTTGTTCTAATTACCAAGAGGTTTCAAAGAAAAGCAAAGTATCTAAAATAGCAAAAGAAGAATATAGCATCTCACAAGAAGACGAAACATTATTTCTACTTCATAAAAGTATTAATACAAAAAAACGGTATACATCTGACGAAATCATTTTGTTTTTAGAACCGTTTAGCGTCCCTACTGCAGAAGCTTTTGATGTATCAAAATACTCATGGATGGATGCGTATGCTAAAAAAGGATATGACACGTGGGCAATGGATTTTAGAGGATTTGGGCAATCTTCAAGACCGAAAGAAATGTCAGAACCGCCAAACCAGAATAAACCAATCATTCATTTGGACGATGCAACAAAAGATTTAGAAACGGTTGTGAATTGGATTAAAAGTAAAAGGAATGTAAAAAAAATTCATCTTGTTGGCTGGTCATATGGGGGAGTGGTAGCTGGAAATTATGCAATATCACATTCTAATGATGTTAATACACTTGTTTTATATGGATATATGCATAGATTTACGCTTCCAATGATGACTGAGCCCTTTGACAATCCGTTACAGCGAGGAGAATTTAATCCTCATGCACCCTCTTACCAAGCTGTAGACTTTGATAAAGGAATGCATCACTGGCATATGATGATGGGCGAGAAAAAAATTGTTTCAAATAAAGCTATGGATTCTGTAAAAGAAGTATTTCTTCACTCAGATCCAATTAGCGAGAAAAATAATGGCGTAATTCGTCGACCGATGGGGCCTCTTGAAGATTTATATTCTATTTGGAATAACCGTCCTTTATATGATGCATCTCAGATTACTTCTCCTGTGCTGGTTATTTATGGAGAAGATGATTTATTTGCCGATAGAAATATGTTGTCAAAATTAACAGGTGCCAAACACAAAAAGGAAGTTGTGATTCCTGATGCCACGCACTGGGCTGTTTATGAAAAAAATCATCCTATACTATTTGAACAAGTATTGAACTTTATAGAAATGAAAGAAGGAAAAGAGTAA